A genomic window from Bacteroidales bacterium includes:
- the asnS gene encoding asparagine--tRNA ligase, whose protein sequence is MVAALLHDTDYDRQVNVKGWVRSHRGSGKIAFIALNDGSTINSIQVVVDVNTFDKEMLKKVTNGSGISVTGKLVQSMGKGQNNEIQATEIVLYGTADPETYPLQRKGHSMEFLRDIAHLRPRTNTFGAVLRIRHALSFAIHKYFNDHGFYYLHSPIITGSDAEGAGEMFRVTTLDPKNPPLKEDGTVNFAEDFFGKHANLTVSGQLEAELGAMALSQVYTFGPTFRAENSNTPRHLAEFWMIEPEIAFYDINDNQDLAEDFLKYLVQYALDNCIDDLTFLNKMFDDELIERLRGIISVPYERLTYTRAVEILEQCDRKFDYPVSWGVDLQAEHERYLVEEHFKKPVILTDYPIEIKAFYMKQNDDGKTVRAMDVLFPKIGEIIGGSQREENLEKLTKRIHELNIPEETLWWYIDTRRYGTVPHSGFGLGFERLVLFVTGMKNIRDVIPFPRTPKHAEF, encoded by the coding sequence ATGGTTGCGGCTTTGCTGCACGACACCGACTACGACCGCCAGGTGAATGTTAAAGGATGGGTGCGTTCCCATCGCGGAAGCGGAAAAATTGCATTTATCGCCCTCAACGACGGCTCCACCATAAACAGCATACAAGTGGTAGTAGATGTAAATACATTTGATAAAGAGATGCTGAAAAAGGTTACCAACGGATCAGGCATTTCCGTAACCGGGAAGCTGGTGCAGTCGATGGGCAAAGGACAAAATAACGAGATACAAGCCACCGAAATAGTGCTTTATGGCACCGCAGATCCGGAGACTTATCCGCTGCAGCGCAAAGGGCATTCCATGGAGTTTTTGCGCGACATAGCGCATTTGCGGCCACGCACCAACACCTTTGGGGCGGTCCTTCGCATTCGCCATGCGCTCTCTTTTGCCATCCATAAATATTTCAACGACCACGGCTTTTATTACCTGCATTCGCCCATCATCACCGGATCGGATGCCGAAGGTGCCGGCGAGATGTTTCGCGTTACCACGCTCGACCCAAAAAATCCGCCACTGAAAGAGGATGGCACCGTGAACTTTGCAGAAGATTTCTTTGGAAAGCATGCCAACCTCACCGTTTCGGGACAGCTCGAGGCGGAGCTTGGCGCAATGGCACTGTCGCAGGTATATACTTTCGGGCCAACCTTTCGCGCCGAGAACTCAAACACCCCGCGCCATCTGGCAGAATTTTGGATGATAGAACCAGAAATTGCTTTTTATGATATCAACGACAACCAGGATCTGGCCGAAGACTTCCTGAAATATCTGGTGCAGTATGCGCTGGATAATTGCATCGACGACCTGACCTTCCTCAACAAGATGTTCGACGATGAGCTGATAGAAAGGCTGCGCGGAATTATCTCTGTTCCTTACGAGCGCCTCACCTACACCCGTGCCGTAGAAATCCTGGAGCAGTGTGACCGTAAATTTGATTATCCGGTAAGCTGGGGTGTCGACCTACAAGCCGAACATGAGCGCTATCTGGTAGAGGAACATTTTAAAAAACCTGTCATCCTCACCGATTATCCGATAGAAATCAAGGCTTTTTATATGAAACAAAACGACGACGGGAAAACCGTTCGCGCCATGGATGTGCTTTTCCCCAAAATCGGTGAGATCATCGGCGGATCGCAAAGAGAAGAAAACCTGGAGAAACTCACCAAACGCATCCATGAGCTGAACATACCCGAAGAAACCCTTTGGTGGTATATCGACACACGTCGCTATGGCACTGTTCCACACAGCGGCTTCGGACTGGGGTTTGAGCGGTTGGTGCTGTTTGTTACCGGCATGAAAAACATCCGCGACGTTATCCCATTTCCACGCACACCCAAACATGCAGAGTTTTAG
- a CDS encoding mechanosensitive ion channel family protein, protein MELQKRYAEILTYPVIGKFIVIFVGIILIWILVKLVQRNFISRLKDSTSRYRTRKASSFAGFVLGITLVIIVFSDKLSGLTIALGVIGAGITFALQEVITSFAGWMAVSINGLYRTGDRVEMGGIKGDVMDIGMLRTTIMEIGQWVDGDLYNGRIVSVGNSFVFKEPLYNYSRDFPFLWDEVKIPVQYGSDYALAQNIFLKVANETAEKLSDNVHDEWQHLQRKYLLEDARTEPMVSMIANDNWVEFTIRYVVNYRRRRTTKTELFTRLLHEIEITKGAIKIASATFQLVDSPPPILSAKDQPEK, encoded by the coding sequence ATGGAATTACAAAAGCGTTATGCCGAAATCCTCACCTATCCCGTCATCGGAAAATTTATCGTCATTTTCGTTGGTATTATCCTCATCTGGATTCTTGTAAAACTGGTGCAGCGCAATTTCATCAGCCGCCTCAAAGACAGCACCAGCCGTTATCGTACCAGAAAAGCCTCTTCATTCGCCGGATTTGTGCTGGGCATCACGCTCGTGATTATTGTTTTTAGCGACAAGCTAAGCGGGCTTACCATCGCGTTGGGAGTAATTGGCGCGGGAATTACCTTCGCCCTGCAGGAAGTCATCACATCCTTTGCGGGATGGATGGCTGTATCTATCAACGGGCTTTATCGCACCGGCGACCGGGTGGAAATGGGCGGCATAAAGGGCGATGTGATGGACATCGGCATGTTGCGCACAACCATTATGGAAATTGGGCAGTGGGTGGATGGTGATCTATACAACGGGCGTATCGTTTCGGTTGGGAATAGTTTTGTTTTCAAAGAACCACTTTACAACTATTCCCGCGACTTTCCTTTTTTGTGGGATGAGGTAAAAATACCGGTGCAATATGGCAGCGACTATGCATTGGCGCAAAATATCTTTTTAAAAGTTGCCAATGAAACAGCCGAAAAACTAAGTGATAATGTTCATGATGAGTGGCAACATCTGCAACGAAAATACCTGCTCGAAGATGCCCGAACCGAGCCTATGGTTTCCATGATTGCCAACGACAACTGGGTGGAGTTCACCATACGTTATGTGGTAAATTATCGCCGGCGCCGAACCACCAAAACGGAGCTTTTCACCCGCCTGCTCCACGAGATAGAAATAACGAAGGGAGCTATCAAAATTGCTTCGGCCACTTTCCAGTTGGTGGATTCGCCGCCGCCTATTCTATCTGCCAAAGACCAGCCTGAGAAGTAG
- a CDS encoding elongation factor G has product MKIYQTNEIRNIALVGGAKSGKTTLAESMIFEGGLINRRGSVDDKNTVSDYREIEHERENSVSSTVLYAEFGGKKINIIDTPGFDDFVGEVISALKVADTGVMVINAQNGVEVGAEISWRYTSRNNTPVIFAINHLEHEKSNFDETIRQLHAQFGGNITVCQYPVNPGLGFNQVIDLLKMKLFKFPEDGGAPQEFDIPESEKEKAEGLQAELIEKAAESEEALMEIFFENGTLTEEEMIKGIKKGLVSRGMFPVFCINAKHNMGVSRLMEFINNSAPAPNEMPPVKTTKGTELKCDPKEPVSLFVFKTVIESHLGEVSFFKVCNGELNEGTDMINANNDTKERLSQLFIMAGRKTREKISKISSGDIGATIKLKNTATNETLNFSKNANEIIEPIEFPDPKMTMAIKAVNTADDEKLNAVLNEMRKVDKTFTIKYSRELRQLIAGGMGELHLNLIKWSVENLEKIPFEYITPRIAYRETITKSAKATYRHKKQSGGSGQFGEVHMMIEPYTEGMTFTTEFPVRGTDEVKLEWGGKLLMINSIVGGAIDARFLPAIMKGLMEKMENGPLTGSYARDIVVYIYDGKMHPVDSNEISFKLASRNAFREAFKNAGPKILEPIYDVEVTVPAEKMGDVMTDLQGRRSVIMGMDSEGNYQKIKARVPLAEMNRYSTSLSSITSGRAMYSLKFAEYAQVPGDVQTQLLKEYEEQAADED; this is encoded by the coding sequence ATGAAAATATATCAAACTAACGAAATCCGGAACATTGCGCTCGTTGGCGGCGCCAAGTCCGGAAAAACCACACTTGCCGAAAGCATGATTTTCGAGGGAGGACTGATAAACAGAAGAGGAAGCGTTGACGACAAAAACACCGTTTCCGACTACCGCGAAATAGAACACGAACGCGAAAACTCCGTCTCTTCCACAGTATTGTACGCCGAGTTTGGCGGCAAAAAAATTAACATCATCGATACCCCTGGCTTCGACGATTTTGTGGGCGAGGTAATCTCGGCACTCAAAGTAGCCGACACGGGTGTGATGGTGATCAATGCGCAAAACGGTGTGGAGGTAGGAGCCGAAATTAGCTGGAGATATACCTCACGTAACAATACTCCCGTGATCTTCGCCATCAACCATCTGGAGCACGAGAAATCCAACTTCGACGAAACTATCCGGCAGCTACACGCACAGTTTGGCGGCAATATTACTGTTTGTCAATATCCTGTGAATCCCGGTTTAGGTTTCAATCAGGTGATCGACCTGCTAAAAATGAAACTCTTCAAGTTTCCTGAAGACGGTGGCGCTCCCCAGGAGTTCGACATCCCCGAGAGCGAAAAAGAGAAAGCCGAAGGGCTGCAAGCCGAGCTGATCGAAAAAGCTGCAGAGAGCGAAGAAGCACTCATGGAGATATTTTTTGAAAACGGTACTCTCACCGAAGAGGAGATGATTAAAGGCATCAAAAAAGGCCTCGTTAGCAGAGGAATGTTTCCGGTGTTTTGCATCAACGCCAAACACAATATGGGCGTGAGCCGCCTGATGGAGTTTATCAATAATTCGGCACCGGCACCCAACGAGATGCCCCCGGTAAAAACCACCAAAGGCACTGAGCTGAAATGTGATCCCAAAGAACCCGTTTCACTTTTTGTTTTCAAAACCGTAATCGAATCGCATCTGGGCGAGGTGTCGTTCTTTAAAGTTTGTAACGGTGAGCTCAACGAAGGCACCGACATGATCAACGCTAACAACGATACCAAAGAGCGCCTCTCGCAGCTCTTCATTATGGCTGGCCGCAAAACACGTGAAAAGATTTCTAAAATCTCTTCCGGCGACATTGGTGCTACCATCAAACTCAAAAATACTGCGACCAACGAAACGCTCAATTTTTCCAAAAACGCCAACGAAATCATCGAACCCATAGAGTTTCCCGATCCCAAGATGACCATGGCAATAAAAGCTGTCAACACCGCCGACGACGAGAAACTAAATGCTGTCCTCAACGAAATGCGTAAGGTCGACAAAACCTTTACCATTAAATACAGCAGGGAGCTGCGCCAGCTCATCGCAGGTGGCATGGGCGAGCTGCACCTGAATCTTATCAAGTGGAGCGTGGAGAACCTCGAAAAAATCCCATTCGAATACATTACACCCAGAATTGCTTACCGCGAAACTATCACCAAGAGCGCCAAAGCTACCTACCGCCACAAAAAACAATCGGGTGGTTCCGGGCAGTTTGGTGAGGTGCACATGATGATAGAACCCTACACCGAGGGCATGACTTTTACAACCGAGTTCCCGGTTCGCGGCACCGACGAGGTGAAACTGGAGTGGGGTGGCAAGCTGCTGATGATCAATAGTATCGTAGGCGGTGCCATCGACGCGCGCTTTTTGCCTGCCATTATGAAAGGTCTCATGGAAAAAATGGAAAACGGTCCCCTCACCGGCTCTTATGCCCGCGACATCGTGGTGTATATTTATGATGGCAAGATGCACCCGGTAGACTCTAATGAGATTTCATTTAAACTTGCTTCACGCAATGCTTTCCGCGAAGCCTTTAAAAACGCAGGTCCGAAAATTCTCGAGCCGATCTATGATGTGGAAGTTACCGTTCCTGCAGAAAAGATGGGCGACGTGATGACCGACCTGCAGGGACGCCGCTCGGTAATCATGGGCATGGACAGCGAAGGTAATTATCAGAAGATAAAAGCCCGTGTGCCATTGGCCGAGATGAACCGCTACTCTACCTCGTTGAGTTCTATCACTTCCGGCCGCGCCATGTACTCGCTCAAATTTGCCGAGTACGCTCAGGTGCCTGGAGACGTGCAAACCCAGCTGCTCAAAGAATACGAAGAGCAGGCTGCTGACGAAGATTAG
- the rpoN gene encoding RNA polymerase factor sigma-54, with product MGKQGLVQKLTLQHQLSPQQILLMKLLQIPSIALEQRIKQEIEENPALDESSELEDELEEQEEEYENEMDSKDSDEFDLSDYLGEDDIPSYKLSSNNTSRDDERKEIPFSSGRTFHENLTTQLSMRNLDEKQMVIAKTIIGNLDDSGYLQRDLTAMVDDLAFTQNIIATEAEISEVLQMIQELDPAGIGARDLQECLLIQLLRKKNEEPDRDLKLPILLIEEYFDEFTKKHYDRILKRAKIEEEELKEALDEILKLNPKPGNSMNEGSRTSHYISPDFIITTNDGELELTLSSRNAPEIRLNPTYTEMMRGYAADKSKKTSQQKDAIVFMKRKIDSARWFIDAIRQRHNTLTVTMTAIMNYQKEYFLTGDETRLRPMILKDIAEIVNLDISTISRVANSKYVQTAYGTFLLKSFFSESMQTESGEEVSTREIKKILQDCVDAEDKSNPMTDEEATSLLKEKGYNIARRTVAKYRQQLSIPVARLRKEL from the coding sequence ATGGGCAAACAGGGGTTAGTTCAGAAATTAACATTACAGCATCAGCTATCGCCACAGCAAATACTGCTGATGAAGCTGCTTCAGATTCCCTCTATTGCATTGGAGCAGCGCATAAAACAAGAGATCGAAGAAAATCCGGCACTCGACGAAAGCAGCGAGCTTGAAGACGAGTTGGAAGAACAGGAAGAGGAGTATGAAAATGAGATGGACAGCAAAGACAGCGACGAGTTTGATCTGAGCGACTATCTGGGCGAAGACGACATCCCTTCTTACAAGCTCTCATCCAACAACACCAGCCGCGACGATGAACGTAAGGAGATTCCTTTCTCTTCAGGGCGTACCTTTCACGAAAACCTGACCACACAGCTTAGCATGCGCAACCTCGACGAGAAGCAGATGGTAATCGCCAAAACGATTATCGGCAACCTCGACGACTCGGGATATCTGCAACGCGATCTTACCGCCATGGTCGACGACCTTGCTTTTACTCAAAACATAATAGCTACCGAGGCCGAGATAAGCGAAGTGCTGCAAATGATACAGGAACTCGACCCGGCAGGGATAGGCGCCCGCGACCTGCAGGAATGTCTGCTGATACAACTGCTCCGCAAGAAAAACGAAGAGCCCGACCGCGACCTGAAATTGCCCATCCTGCTTATCGAAGAATACTTCGACGAGTTTACCAAAAAGCATTACGACAGGATCCTGAAAAGGGCTAAAATTGAAGAGGAAGAACTCAAAGAGGCTCTCGACGAAATACTGAAGCTCAACCCCAAGCCAGGCAACTCTATGAACGAGGGCAGCAGGACAAGCCATTATATCTCGCCCGACTTTATCATCACCACCAACGACGGCGAACTGGAACTGACACTAAGCTCACGCAATGCGCCCGAAATACGCCTCAACCCTACCTACACCGAGATGATGAGGGGCTATGCTGCTGACAAAAGCAAGAAGACAAGTCAGCAAAAAGATGCGATCGTTTTTATGAAACGCAAGATCGACTCGGCGCGCTGGTTTATCGATGCCATCCGCCAGCGGCACAACACGCTCACCGTCACCATGACCGCTATCATGAACTATCAGAAGGAGTATTTCCTCACCGGCGACGAAACGCGCCTGCGCCCGATGATCCTTAAAGATATTGCCGAAATCGTCAACCTCGACATCTCTACCATCTCACGTGTGGCCAACAGCAAATACGTACAGACGGCCTACGGCACTTTCCTGCTCAAGAGCTTCTTCTCAGAGTCGATGCAAACCGAATCGGGCGAAGAGGTGTCGACGCGGGAGATAAAAAAGATATTGCAGGACTGTGTAGATGCTGAAGACAAATCGAATCCTATGACGGATGAGGAGGCCACCAGCCTTCTGAAAGAAAAAGGCTACAACATTGCCCGCCGCACCGTAGCCAAATACCGCCAGCAACTGAGCATCCCTGTGGCACGGCTACGCAAGGAGCTTTAG
- the uvrA gene encoding excinuclease ABC subunit UvrA, which translates to MSDVIRIRHASQNNLKDISLEIPKNQLVVVTGVSGSGKSSLVYDVIYREAENRYLGTFSAHARQLMGKTRRPEVESIEGLSPAIAVNQKTVIRSARSTVGTITGIYDYLRLLMARFGHSDDPKLKIQRSLFSFNSPQGACMHCQGLGVEDRIDPQLLIADGSKSLRQGAFVITAPNGYIIYSQVTMDVLDEVCRAEGFSVDIPWNELTESEQQVVLYGSNKVEIPFGKHTLESRMRWSGITAKPRDMGFYKGVIPVMNEILRRDRNKNILRFVRTHRCSECHGTRLNTAARSVRWHGKNIAQLAALSLRALSQELSVYKAATEPASAEGLLLGEILKRTHLLEKLGVGYLSTDRESTTLSGGESQRLRLAAQITAEMNGVLYIFDEPSIGLHPTENKALIDMLFELRDQGNTVIVVEHDDEYLRHADHVIDLGPAAGIHGGELLINHPAAALSTLKVTNSSTLDFLLVKEVFFINKEIPVSGSALHLIGASLHNLKKVSAHFYLHALNVITGVSGAGKSSLMQTLAEGAEHLIQNKSLSVQYFEKITGWEQVQQVVMIDQAPIGRTPRSNPATYTGMFDYIRDLFAALPESKKRGWKKGQFSFNVAGGRCEVCQGAGYQQVGMHFMGNVEIVCESCNGRRFNEETLQATYRGLNIYDVLELSVEEALDFFSAQPAIRRIAEMLVQLGLGYLKLGQRSTTLSGGEAQRIKLATALARPSAAHTLYLLDEPTIGLHHADVKVLLEALRLLTDQGNTVVVIEHHAGVVAAAGHIIDLGPGSGEDGGTIIFEGHPTEILHHPQSLTGKALAEFFNNKNRIFTSVPPAVVHPNIRFRGVTTHNLKNIDVEILKNKITVITGVSGSGKSSLAFDTLYAESSNRFLECFSPYVRAQVGMRTAAGFDSAEGITPAIAIHQRSAAGNVRSTVGTVTGIYDLYRLLFSRIGRSEIYSAQPFSSLFSFNHQQGACKSCDGLGTITICDSQALISNPERPLTEGAMGATKWGKFYGDPHGQHVHTLLAAGKRLNLDFSKPYHSLSEKEKQVALNGTGDEVYSVSWHYKRGVREGTHHFEGTWPGLAHLVEEEYHRKHADHRGEAMMEIMKMVSCPDCRGARLNETARSFQIAGCHIGQLADLSINEAIEFFTRWDSLSLNEKEKLVARQLVDELLPKLGNVQDLGLGYLQVSRGAVTLSGGEAQRVRLAAQIGNGLTGVTCVLDEPTTGLHPHDTGRLIELLRRLRNAGNTVVVVEHDRDIILAADQVLELGPGAGEQGGNLLACGTPEQIKTNTKSITGKYLLDEKKHLSNSAPPANLSEVITMHSAFANNLKNIDLHIPTRKIVTISGVSGSGKSTLLFEVIAASAAARQARGCKKITGLDQFDEVAMLTQKAAATSQSSNLLTLSGMFDRVRAHFAKTPEAIVQKLRKTHFSFNTSGGRCEKCQGKGEIQIALDFMSDVTVVCDECKGKRYQSQVLACRINNKNIYDLLETSVAEAIDFFYFDKQITEALKVMQRVGLGYLCCGQATSTLSGGELQRLLLAVELLHSGNGHNLYLLDEPTRGLHFKDVEMLMHLFRQLADHGQTLIIIEHNLDVIAQSDFVIDLGPGAGAAGGNIVALGTPTEIIHSHVSLTAEALRMSWWNKEE; encoded by the coding sequence ATGTCCGACGTCATCCGCATCCGCCACGCTAGCCAAAACAACCTGAAAGATATTTCTTTAGAGATTCCTAAAAACCAACTTGTGGTTGTAACCGGTGTTTCAGGATCAGGCAAATCGTCGCTGGTGTATGATGTAATTTATCGCGAGGCCGAAAATCGTTACCTGGGAACATTCTCAGCCCATGCCCGGCAATTGATGGGAAAAACCAGGCGTCCGGAGGTTGAAAGCATCGAGGGACTTTCGCCAGCCATCGCTGTAAATCAAAAAACCGTGATTCGCAGTGCTCGTTCAACGGTGGGCACCATCACGGGTATTTACGATTATCTGCGGCTGCTCATGGCGCGCTTCGGTCACTCCGACGATCCAAAACTAAAAATCCAGCGTAGCCTTTTCTCTTTCAACAGTCCGCAAGGCGCCTGTATGCATTGCCAGGGGCTGGGTGTGGAAGACCGCATCGACCCGCAGTTGCTCATCGCCGACGGGAGCAAAAGCCTGCGCCAGGGCGCTTTTGTTATTACAGCGCCCAATGGCTATATTATCTATTCGCAGGTAACCATGGACGTGCTCGACGAGGTGTGCCGTGCCGAAGGATTTTCGGTAGACATTCCCTGGAACGAGCTGACCGAATCAGAGCAACAGGTGGTGTTGTATGGCAGCAATAAGGTTGAGATTCCTTTTGGAAAACATACCCTCGAATCGCGTATGCGCTGGAGCGGAATCACTGCTAAGCCACGCGACATGGGATTTTATAAAGGTGTGATCCCGGTGATGAACGAGATATTGCGGCGCGACCGCAACAAAAATATCCTGCGTTTTGTGCGCACCCATCGATGCTCCGAATGCCATGGAACCCGACTTAATACAGCCGCACGATCGGTCCGTTGGCACGGCAAAAATATTGCTCAACTGGCGGCTCTTTCGCTCAGGGCATTGTCGCAGGAGCTTTCAGTTTATAAGGCTGCTACAGAGCCGGCTTCCGCCGAGGGCTTGTTGCTTGGCGAAATCCTTAAACGTACCCATCTTCTCGAAAAGCTCGGCGTCGGATATCTTTCTACCGACCGGGAATCGACGACGCTTTCGGGTGGCGAAAGCCAGCGCCTGCGCCTGGCTGCGCAAATCACAGCAGAGATGAACGGCGTGCTGTACATTTTTGATGAGCCTTCCATCGGGCTGCATCCCACCGAAAACAAAGCGCTGATTGATATGCTTTTTGAGCTGCGCGATCAGGGCAACACGGTGATCGTGGTGGAGCACGACGACGAATATCTCCGCCATGCCGATCATGTGATCGACCTTGGTCCTGCCGCCGGAATCCATGGCGGTGAGTTGCTCATCAACCATCCGGCTGCCGCGCTGAGCACTTTAAAAGTTACCAACAGCAGCACGCTGGATTTTTTGTTAGTCAAGGAAGTTTTTTTTATTAATAAAGAAATCCCTGTTTCCGGTTCGGCCCTCCATTTGATTGGCGCCTCATTGCATAATTTAAAAAAGGTATCCGCACATTTTTATCTGCATGCACTCAATGTTATAACCGGCGTTTCAGGTGCCGGAAAGTCGTCGCTCATGCAGACGCTGGCCGAAGGAGCTGAGCATCTGATACAAAATAAATCTTTGTCGGTTCAGTATTTCGAAAAAATAACCGGATGGGAACAGGTGCAACAGGTGGTAATGATAGATCAGGCCCCCATTGGCCGCACGCCGCGGAGCAATCCTGCCACTTATACAGGAATGTTCGACTACATCCGCGACTTGTTTGCCGCACTGCCTGAAAGCAAAAAGCGTGGCTGGAAAAAAGGACAGTTTTCGTTTAATGTCGCCGGTGGTCGCTGCGAGGTTTGCCAGGGCGCCGGCTACCAGCAGGTGGGTATGCACTTTATGGGAAATGTTGAGATCGTTTGCGAAAGCTGTAATGGCCGGCGTTTTAATGAAGAGACGCTTCAGGCAACTTATCGTGGGCTCAATATTTATGATGTGCTGGAGCTTTCGGTAGAAGAGGCGCTGGATTTCTTTTCCGCTCAGCCCGCCATCCGCCGCATCGCTGAAATGCTTGTGCAGTTAGGATTGGGCTATCTGAAGCTGGGGCAACGATCGACAACACTAAGTGGGGGAGAGGCGCAGCGGATAAAATTAGCCACGGCGTTGGCGCGTCCATCGGCGGCACACACGCTCTACCTGCTCGATGAGCCTACAATTGGTCTGCACCATGCCGACGTAAAGGTTTTACTTGAGGCACTTCGCTTGCTTACCGACCAGGGAAATACGGTAGTGGTGATAGAGCATCATGCCGGCGTGGTGGCTGCGGCAGGCCACATCATCGATCTTGGCCCTGGAAGCGGCGAAGATGGCGGAACAATTATTTTCGAAGGACATCCCACAGAAATCCTACATCATCCGCAATCGCTTACCGGTAAAGCGTTGGCGGAGTTTTTTAATAATAAAAATAGAATTTTCACTTCCGTACCTCCGGCGGTTGTTCATCCCAACATCAGGTTTCGTGGAGTAACCACCCACAATCTGAAAAATATTGATGTTGAGATTTTAAAAAATAAAATTACCGTCATCACCGGCGTTTCGGGCAGCGGCAAGTCGTCGCTGGCTTTCGACACCTTGTATGCCGAAAGCAGCAACCGTTTTCTGGAATGTTTCTCGCCGTATGTGCGTGCACAGGTGGGAATGCGCACAGCGGCAGGATTCGATTCTGCCGAAGGAATCACGCCGGCCATCGCCATCCATCAGCGGTCGGCCGCTGGCAATGTTCGCTCTACTGTGGGTACTGTCACCGGTATTTATGATCTTTATCGTTTGCTTTTTTCGCGCATCGGTCGGTCCGAAATTTATTCAGCGCAGCCCTTCTCTTCGTTGTTTTCGTTTAATCACCAACAGGGAGCCTGCAAAAGTTGTGATGGCCTGGGAACCATAACCATTTGCGACAGCCAAGCGCTGATCAGCAATCCCGAAAGGCCACTCACGGAAGGCGCGATGGGCGCTACCAAATGGGGAAAGTTTTATGGTGATCCGCACGGCCAGCATGTTCATACCTTGTTGGCTGCAGGCAAACGATTAAATCTGGATTTCTCAAAGCCTTATCATTCCCTTTCGGAGAAGGAAAAGCAGGTGGCGCTTAATGGCACCGGCGATGAGGTTTACAGCGTTTCGTGGCATTACAAAAGGGGCGTCCGCGAAGGCACCCATCATTTTGAGGGAACATGGCCGGGGTTGGCGCATCTTGTCGAAGAGGAATACCACCGCAAGCATGCCGACCACCGTGGCGAGGCGATGATGGAAATTATGAAAATGGTATCCTGCCCCGATTGCCGGGGTGCACGCCTCAACGAAACGGCGCGCTCATTTCAAATTGCCGGCTGTCACATTGGTCAGTTGGCCGATTTGAGTATTAATGAGGCAATCGAATTTTTTACCAGATGGGATTCGCTATCGCTAAATGAAAAAGAAAAACTGGTTGCAAGGCAACTGGTTGATGAGCTGCTGCCAAAGCTGGGAAACGTGCAGGATTTGGGGTTGGGCTATCTGCAGGTAAGTAGGGGAGCTGTTACGCTTTCGGGCGGAGAGGCGCAGCGCGTTAGGCTGGCCGCACAAATTGGCAATGGCCTTACGGGAGTTACCTGTGTGCTCGACGAGCCTACCACCGGTTTGCATCCGCACGACACCGGGCGACTCATCGAGCTGTTGCGTCGTTTGCGCAATGCCGGAAATACTGTGGTGGTGGTAGAACACGACCGGGATATTATACTTGCCGCTGATCAGGTGCTGGAGCTAGGACCAGGAGCAGGAGAGCAGGGCGGAAATTTGCTTGCCTGTGGAACGCCCGAACAAATCAAAACCAATACAAAATCCATTACCGGCAAATATCTTTTGGATGAAAAGAAACATCTTAGCAACAGCGCCCCACCAGCAAATCTTTCCGAAGTTATCACTATGCATTCGGCTTTCGCCAATAATCTTAAAAACATTGATCTACATATTCCGACAAGGAAAATTGTAACCATCAGTGGCGTGTCGGGGAGCGGGAAATCTACGTTGCTTTTTGAGGTCATCGCAGCTTCAGCGGCTGCACGGCAAGCCAGAGGTTGCAAAAAAATAACAGGACTCGATCAGTTTGATGAGGTAGCCATGCTTACGCAAAAAGCTGCCGCCACCAGTCAGTCAAGCAATCTGCTTACCCTTTCGGGGATGTTCGACCGGGTGCGCGCGCACTTTGCGAAAACGCCGGAAGCTATTGTGCAAAAACTTCGCAAAACGCATTTCTCATTCAACACTTCCGGTGGCCGCTGTGAGAAATGTCAGGGCAAAGGGGAAATACAAATAGCGCTCGATTTCATGTCGGATGTCACGGTGGTTTGTGACGAGTGTAAAGGGAAACGCTATCAGTCACAGGTGCTGGCATGCCGGATCAATAACAAAAATATCTACGACCTTTTAGAAACGAGCGTGGCAGAGGCAATCGATTTTTTTTATTTTGATAAACAAATCACTGAAGCGCTGAAAGTAATGCAGCGTGTTGGTTTGGGATATCTTTGTTGTGGCCAGGCTACATCCACTTTATCAGGCGGCGAGCTGCAGCGGCTCTTGCTTGCTGTGGAATTGCTCCATTCCGGTAACGGCCACAATCTTTATTTGCTTGATGAGCCAACCCGAGGTTTGCATTTTAAAGATGTCGAAATGCTGATGCACCTCTTCCGGCAGCTTGCCGATCATGGACAGACATTGATTATTATCGAGCATAATCTGGATGTGATCGCCCAATCGGATTTTGTGATCGACTTGGGGCCCGGAGCCGGAGCAGCGGGCGGAAACATTGTAGCCTTGGGCACGCCGACGGAAATTATTCATTCGCATGTTTCACTTACCGCAGAAGCGCTGCGCATGAGCTGGTGGAACAAAGAGGAATGA